The following DNA comes from Anopheles arabiensis isolate DONGOLA chromosome 3, AaraD3, whole genome shotgun sequence.
TAACCCCCTCTCGCATCTGTTATCTTCTTCCTATGCTGCCGACTGCTCTGCACAAGTTTTCCCAGAACTTCGTACATGTTTTCGAAGGGTAGTGTATCATATGAAGACTAAGACACAAATGACCGAGTACCCCCCTTTTCCAGTGATCCTGGCAAAGAAGATATATGGCCCCAGAGATCGTTCAGAGAGGAAAGGGGATCATCATCAGTAGACTTGTGTCAGAGCCCAGTTCATAGAACACATTTCCCCGCAGAGTCAAAACAAGTTCACAGGAGCCCCAGTGCACATTTGCTGCCACCTCTCGCTACCTCATTTCCTTGGGAGGAAGGACCGTGGCCTTTCCTAACGCATTTGCGAAATACATGAGAGACTGGGGGGAGATGACACAGAAGAGTACGTGTGTCGTTGTGTCAATATGAGAGAGTGTAGAtgttgtgtacgtgtgtttgtatcCAGTATGTGCAGCATACATGGGTGTGAGCGTGTTGtggtttgtgtatttttgggGGTGTTTAAAAAACAGTGTCTCCCTCCCCCTCTACTGCTGTGGGGTACACTTCCTACCGctgatattattattaattacatTATTAGAGTTACCCCCCTTTTTCCCTAAACTCTGTTCCCTGGCTTCCCTAACCACACTAAGAATAATTTTTATCTTCCTTTGTAAaagtgtatttgttttttaatgttatttttgtatttttttgtcaCTCACTTACAAAACCTGATTGTAAAAACAAATTAGAAAGAGATTTCGGCGCGACAGATGGTCGTGCGCGCCCTTGTcgatataaaaaaatggaGGAGAAGAAATGTAATCATCGATTTGGCTGACGAcccccacacaccacaccaaacaCCATTCGCGCCTTTCCTTCTCACTCTCCTCCTTCCGCTTTCTGcatccacctcctcctcctcatcctgcGCTCCTGCTGtgctttttcctttccttgccTTCCTCTCCTTTACGATTCCATTTCtgatctttctctctcacacttcTTTTtatcaatcatcatcattacttAATCACGGCCTTCcttgaaaaagaaacaaaaaaacacgaaaattaAGGAGGATCATCAAACGGGCAAAACACGCTTTGCTAGAGAAATGTGATGCGACGGCCGAGTgttttctcgcgtgtggtgtGTGCCTGTCGCAACACATCTATCTAAAGCAAAATCTaggtgaagagaaaaaaaaccaaaaggaGGAAAACGTGAGGAGAGATGATTATGCCTGGTGGCTGGTAGGTGAGAGGCGCGCGCAACGCATTGGTTTTTCGaattaagaaaataaaataatactaaaTAGTTCTAGAGGCTCGCAAAACAAgggtaaaataataataataatagtataaAAAAGGTACAATTACATTACTGGTCGGTTAGTGCTGCTTTTTCTACGGTAGTTTACACAATTTGGGGAGGGATCGGTGTTAACCTTCTTTCTCTACACGCTCTGATTCTAATGCATCGATCTAACATCCTTCTCTAATTCTTTACCCTTCTTCGAAACCAGGAGAAAACGCACCTAACTCTTCTTCCGGGAAGTGCGTagaaccacacaaaaaagcggaaACGGGACACTTGGCACGCGACATCCACGCGCACACTCCAAATACTCTCTCTCAAAGTGgtatttgtttgaatgcggAACGGTCGCGTACACCCCCTCCCAGTAGCATTCGGACGCAATCATGTGTCTGTAATGTTATTAAAAGCTATCGCTAATTTGGTGAAAAATGTTGGAATGTTGGTTGAAACGtgggtgctgtgctgtgcccCAACAACTGACATGAGATGGTGGATCATTACACATGCGCAATCAACGATGAACCTGTCTGCAGAAACTGCTGATCCTGCGCACCGTTTCATCGTGATGTTtatgagagtgtgtgtgtgtgtgtgtatgttgtgggAGATGCATGATAGAGAACATAAaagtaaacattaaacatgAACACGGTACTTGTGTCTACTAAAGCTACGATATCCCTCTCCTCTCCACTTACACGCGTGTATAGCTTGAAGCTAGTGATGTAGGACAAGAGAGAAAGTAAGGCGCTCCTCTGTGACAGTTGCACAGGCAAACGCTCCTACGTGGCCTTTTGTCCTTGTACATCCTTCAGTGCACTTATGCCATATAGCTAGGTGGTCGCGGCTGGTTCAGCACATAGCtgacaacacacaaaacacgacaCACACAGCCGGCCAGCATAAATGCAACAACTATACGCGTACGTGGCATTATACTAAGCTTTTTGTTCTAAGAGAGACCCCCCCAAACAAGATACAGAGGACGTTCACAATCGacatggaaaataaaaatccaaaTTATACCTCCTGCTTTTACCCtttcctccccctcctcctcctcacaCTCGAGGGGGTGGTGGGTTGTGTTGGTTGGTGGGtggcgtgtgttgtgttgtcaTGGTCATCTTTTCTTccaaattcttccaaaaatgctTCTTCTTGTAACAACTCATCATTTCAAAGAGACAGAGGAGGAACACAACAAACATGTATCCATCATACCACTATCGAAACTTGAATCAAGGGGGGTAAAGAAGGGGCGGGGGCAGACATTTCCCATAAAATTATGCGCGTTTGGCCTggttgtttttggttgttcAATAGGTAAAACTCTATTTTTCCACTTGTcattttacgtttttttagttcgttttcatttcaattttgtgTAAAGTTGTGTGTGACGCGGTGGCAAGTTGATAGATCTTTTTTGGTTAGTGAACAGTAGTAGCAGTATTAGGGTAGTAGTTTTGATGAAGAAGGAATCTTTTTGACGGTTTATCAAAACTGTCGGAAAGCCTTTCATTATACTGACGGGGGGTTGCCGGGAGGGGTGTGGTTTTAGAGGGTTATTTTACTAGTACGATGTACGTAGCAGGGTCAGTATTCAGGAATACTGGGACTGGGGACAGCGAGGACTGTCCTCAAGTAGTGCGTTGGCTGTTCTGTTTCCGGCGTGTAAGAcagggggagagaaagagatggctgtggttttgttgttgaagtAAGGCCCCGAACAtttacacaataaattaaaaataattattttaaggTTAGTGATTAGTTCAGTCGCTCTCATCTCCAGACTCGTCATCTTCATCCTCCGAATCcttctttttgctctttttgacAACTTTCTTTGcacctttctttttcttggttCCGGCGTCCTTGCTTCCTCCGTTTCGCTCGAAGTCTTGCATCTGTTTGTTGTACTCATCCTTCATCTTGGCCGCCTTGTATTCCCACTCCTGTTGAGTAAATTGAGCGCAATTGCAAAATAGCAGAACAAAGATGTTAGAGCGCGtcggttttttggttttgttgttctttagCAGTGTGTATCATATATTAAAccaaaattattcaacaaaaaggcaaataatatATCAACACAGGCAATACTTACCGACTTATCCTTCATTCCTCTCCACAGCTCTCCGCCCTTTTTGGCGATTTCTGTCACTTTAATTCCGGGGTTCTCCTTCTTGATCTGTTCGCGGGCCGAATTCAGCCACAGCATGTACGCTGATAGAGGACGCTTTGGTTTCTCAGCCATGGTAGCAATTACTTTTCGTGTTTTTGCTAGGTTTTAgtcacaaacaataaaaatgtccTGAAAATACAGCAGAGAAAGAACGCAAGTTAATAAAATGAACTAACGACCACACGACAAGGAGGAAGAGGGATTCAATCGAAATCACAAGAAATTACAAAATGGATACTGCTATTTCAACCATCTTCACCACCCATCGTCGTGTCATAAAGaaggaaatttgaatttttccgtttttcgtCGTAACCCCCTTTGAACGCTCTCCCATCTTTCATGCACCCATTAgcgaaacaaacaagacaacaTGGCACGACTGCGCGCAGAACAACACAGGAGAAAGACCATTTTCATTAGGCTCTAACCACTACCGCCCCTTGAAAACCGTTTACAGCAGTGTGCATGAAACGACTCTTCTTCCTCTGTGTGCGGTAGTTATGAGCATCTCGGCATCTTCTTTCGTGCCGTTTCTCGCAACACTTGTCCCTGGCGCTATAAGTATCTTTTCCCAACTCATCCTCCCCATCATTTCTATTTCTACCAACAAAAAGCAGGGCCAATTTTTAAACGCATAACATCGTAACAAAATCTGAATTTGACTTTTGCTTCAACGCAAATGGGTTGCAAAAATGTGCTTTCAACATACATATCACGACGAACACTGTTACTGCTGTACCACCGTTCAGAAGCGTGAGTTCCCTCAAGGCAAGAAAATATTATAAGATGATGACGTTGATGGCATTTATTGGTGATGTGTCCCCACTGCTCCTCTTGTCTTATGTTTGCTTCTCTTTAGTGTACGACGATACACGACAGGCGCTGTACTGTTTCATCGCGCTTCCCCGTACTCCCTTCTCCACCTTTTAACCCAATAGCCGCATAACGTCGTCATGTAACGCCTCCTCTCTTTCCCTTGGCGACGGTggccccacacaaacacagtagATCTCCTTAACTCATCAAAGTATTCTCTTTAGGTCCCCTGTTCTCTATTCGGGGCTATTTTTTGCTGACAAAATATGCTGCTTATGCGttcttctctcgctctccgaCCTATTGATTCCAATCCGAGAACTGTTGAGTGGTTGTGTGGATGCCTTTCTGTGTGCTGCTGGCAGGCAGGTTCTCACGCAGAATGGAACGAACACACCGTAAACGTTCGACACAGAGAGAAgagcaaagaaaataaaaaagatgaTACGACGCGCACACGCAGCTGCCCTTGTGTGTCGCTGCGACCGTCAAACGCGCGTTCTCACCTAGGGAAGAAAACGTGCTCTTGACTACCTCCCTCTTGATGTGCGCTCGCATGCGTTCGCTTCTTCCACACCACCGTGTGTCGACAAAACCCAAGCCACTCAAAAATCCGCTTGCCCAACACACAAGCTTCCTTCATATATCTGTGGCTAAAAAGGGAGCAACGGCGCTGTGTGGTTGGTTGTGTACCGGACCCAAGAAAGAGGAAACTTGCTTGTGAAATCTGATGAAATTGGAGAATGATGAACACGACGACACAACGA
Coding sequences within:
- the LOC120902583 gene encoding mobility group protein 1A-like, yielding MAEKPKRPLSAYMLWLNSAREQIKKENPGIKVTEIAKKGGELWRGMKDKSEWEYKAAKMKDEYNKQMQDFERNGGSKDAGTKKKKGAKKVVKKSKKKDSEDEDDESGDESD